The following DNA comes from Rhipicephalus microplus isolate Deutch F79 chromosome 6, USDA_Rmic, whole genome shotgun sequence.
TCACCCTTCCTCCTCCCCCCAAGCGAGACACGGCGCTCCAACTGACGGATTATGGCCACGCTGCGGTTCGCGACATTAAACATTCGCGGCTTTCGCGACAGAAATAAACAGGCTGCTGTGGTGACGTTCGCCCGATCTAAGGGCATCGACCTCCTTTTTCTACAGGAAACCAACTTCCGCTCCCCGCTTGATGTTACCTTATTCAGGCGCAACTGCCAAGTtgacggctttttttctttaacatccGCGAGGGCTTGCGGTGTTGGTGTCGTGTTCGTCACGGACAGGTTCCGACGAAAGTCGCATTGTATTTTTGGAGCGAACGGGCGCACGCTTGTGCTCGACGTCTTCGTCGACGGGTCCAGGGTGCGCTTTGTTAACGTTTATGCACCGGTGACCAGATCGGACACAAATACCTACTTTAAGAAGCTGCACGGCTACCTGCTGGAGCCCGTCCCTTATGTCGTTCTcggagactttaactgtgtcgtggactccacaagaGACATCCGGGGCCCGGGTCAAGGGGGCTCGACCTACCACGCCAAAGAGCTGGTGAAGATCCTCCGGCACCTGCGGCTCACGGACGCATGGGTACACGCACACGGCAACGAGTTCGTCCCCACTCGAACCTCGCGGACCACGGCCAGCAGACTCGACCGAGCCTACGTCCCCGAACGCCTTGTCCAATCCATCATGGCGTGCGAAGTCCTCGCCCTCCCCGAAGGGCTCTCGGACAGAACGGATCACCTCCCGTTGGTAACAACGGTGAGGGGGACACCTGGCCATAACCAGAGAAATGAAGCCTGGCGCCTCGATCCGGCACTCATCCAAGATCGTACGAGTGCTCCGAGAATATCCGCGTATTTGGAAGAGACGATTGAGGCTACCCCCTGCACTAGCCCGGCTGTATGGGACGACTTGAAAGCGAGATGGAGAACATTCCTGCAAGAATAAGGCAGCGTGAGGAAGAAGCGCATCACAAGACAAATGAACGAGATACTCCGCCGCATGCGGATAGTACAGAGCGCGGACAACCTCACGGCATGCACGCGCGACTACCTCCACTCGCTGCAAGTTCAGCACGATCGTCTCTTCCGGGAATACGTGTGCAACCCACGCGAACAAGGGACCCCTGTGGGGGAACCAGCGGGACCAGTTTTAACTGAAGCACGAGGAAACGGATCCCTGCGAATCGTAGAGGTGCAACGTCCCGATGGCAGCCTCACCTCGGACCCCGCCGAGATCGAAACGGTGTTTCGAGAATACTTTGAGACCGTCTTCCGCGAGCCGGACTCGTGCGGCCCTTCTCCAGAGGCAACTCTCATGGACAGTCTGTGTTCGCACCTGCCTCGACTTGCCGAGGACGAGTGCACAGTCTTGTGCGGCGCAGCAACGGAGGAGGAACTCCGCACAGCCATCCGAGCCATGCCGCCGAATTCGGCTCCGGGTACTGATGGCCTCACGGCCAGTTTCTACGTGACCTTCTTCGATGTCCTGTGTGCCCCGCTCCTGGCTATGGTAAACGCGGTCCTTCAGCAGCACATAAAACCTGACTCTTTTAGCACAGGGCGCATCGCCCTTATCCTCAAGGACGGTGCACCTTCAAGCGAACTGTCATCATGGCGCCCGATCTCCCTACTCAATGTAgactacaagatcgtggcgtccATACTCAACACCAGACTGAGGACTTTCTTGCCAGATCTGATTGCCCCCCACCAGGCCTGCGCCGTGCCAGGTCGATCTATGTTTGCAAATCTTACGGCCACCAGAGAcgtcttcgaatacgcggccctGAAGAGAGTCACGGGCGCCTTCCTGTCCCTCGACCAAGCCAAGGCGTTCGACAGGGTTAGGCACACGTACCTCTTTGAAGTGCTTCGCCGATTCGGGCTCCCGCAGGAGTTTGTGGCTGCCATCGAGCTCCTGTACTCTGACCTGCGCAGTTGCGTCGCGGTGAACGGCAGGACGACGGCCTTTTTTCGGTACACGAGAGGCATCAGGCAAGGGTGCCCCTTGGGCCCAACGTTGTTCGCGCTCTCGATCGAGCCCCTACTGACAACCTTGGCCAGCGACGAGTGCATCCGAGGCCTGCCAATGACCGGTACCGAAGAGATCAGAGTCTTGGCATTTGCCGATGACATATCCCTCTTCGTCAAGGACGCGCGAAGCCTTGACCGCTTTCGCAGCGTATTCAAGCTGTACGCCAAGACGTCAGGAGCCGAGCTAAATGAGAGGAAAAGCCGAGCCCTGCTCTTCGGTCCGTTTCCTCCCGAAGCGTTGGGCGATATAGAACCGGTCAGCACAGTAAAAGTCCTCGGTGTCTATTTTACCCGAGAAGGCATCGACGCTTCAACCTGGGTGCGCGTCATAGACAGGGCTGCACAGCTTACCGAGCGCGCAAAACTGCTCAGCATGACCCTTCATCAAAAGGCTGTTGCTATGAAGACAAGCGTTTTTGCTTTGGCCTCCTATGTGAGCAGGGTGACGGTGATGCCGGCGCGGGTGGCTACTCGACTCGGCATGTTAGCGAATGAACTTCTGTGGGGCAGGACGCCACCCCCTGTAAAACGAACCCTCCTCCAGCTGGAGGTGAAGCAGGGAGGACTAGGCCTTCCGCACGCGCTCACCTCGAGCAAAGTGCTCGCTTTGAAGACGGCTCGCAAGGTGGCGCAAGCAGGCGACTATGTCGGGAGAAGCCTGCTGCTCTATTTGAGCGGCCCGACAAACAGTTGGCTGGATGCCGGTCGACACTCCGGCCCGCACGCCGAATCGCCCTCGCTCTTTTACAAGGTGGCAGCAGCGACGGCACGCATGCTGCGCAAGGAACTACCGAATTGCGACCCCGACGCGGAGCAGCCGGCCCGCATAGTGGAGGCACTCACGGCAAGCCAGCTGAGCGACGAGGACCGGCAACGAGCGGAGCAGGCTAGGCGCGACCTTTCCCTGCTGCATAGCCTGCTGCCCGCTGAAATTCAGGATTTTCTTTGGAAGAAGGCGTGGGAGGTCCTCCCCACCAGACACCGCTTGAAGCGGCTAGGCATTGTGCCCCACGACCGCTGCCCAAACTGCCGGGAACCAGAAACGCAAAAGCACGCCTTGCTTGAATGTTCGTCCGCTCGGCCTGTCTGGCGTATGGTTGCGCACCGCTTTGGAATCCGCCCCCCACCAGGTCATAAACGCAACAAGGGAGCGTTTGCACGGCTCGTGACCGCCTGCACCCTTTTTGTAGTGTGGCAACGTCGCTCGCTCGCGGAAGCGCGGCGACAGCCGGTTCGGGCGGCGCCCCCAGCCGTCGCGCGTATAAGAAGGCTAGTGTGGGAGCTCCTCTCCcgggaactcgaggccagcggagAGGAGATGTTTCTCCGCCGCTGGCACACGAAATTCTTCTTCGTGAGAGAGGGCAAGCTGGTCGCACCAATCGTCAGCTACTAACCGCTCTCGGTTTTGGGCGTCGCTACACTCAAGAGCGACACGTATGTGGCTCCCAAACATGGTGACCCCCCCTCGCCACTCTCCCCAGACACACCATTCTAACGCCTGTGTTCATGAAGAGATTTGTATCCTGGTGATGAAGCTTTCGTGACGTTGTGTAGCGCCGCTGGCCCCGCTGGTAGGCATCAAGACATCGCTGTTCACTGTATTTATGTAaataacctcccccccccctgtttCTGCCACCGAGCTTTGTTAAGTGTATGAGTATATACACTGAGAATTCCTTTTGGTACCCGCCTCTCAGTTTGATGCTTGTAAATATATTAcgcatgtatatatgtatatagatacTGCACCTTCTCCTACCCTCCACCACCCCGTATACCACTTATGTTCAACACACCCATTCAAGGTGCTTTCTTTCCCAATTAATTTACGCTCACGATTGTAAACATGTACATAGGTTACGCATCACATGTGTATTCCGTTCGCGCAAGTGTGCACCTGTGTACATATAACGCGTCACGAAACTGTATATGCATTTTCCGTGTAAAACATATCAATGTATCTGTTGTTTTCGTCTGGAGTTAAATAAACTTCCCTTTGTGTAGTCGTGTGGCTTGACTGCCCTGCACTTTTGATCTTCGTGGAAGCAACCGGAACCCGCCCGGTTACAGCGGCGTCTTTCTCCCTTCCCTCACCCAGCCCTATCCACGGCTACCACTGCTCTTGGATGCCtgctgcctgctgttgctgcccggattgctgcctgcctgcctggtGTTCCGCTGCCATCACCGCCCGGTCCTGCTCGCCTGGTTTCGGCGCTCGCTCCGCCGCCTGCTGCCTGGGTCCGCTCTCCTCCTCGCTGCCTGCCCAGCGGCGCTCGCTCGTCGCTGGCCTCGCCGCGCGCTCCGCTGCTTGGTGCCGCCCGCTGCCTGCTCGCCGCCTGCCCGCTCGCCGCTTGCCTAGCGGCGCTTGCTCGCCGCTACCGCCCGGGGCCGCCTGCTTGCCCCCTGCTCCCGCCTGCTGCTCCGGCGCCTCGCCAGCTATGTGGTCGCCCTGCTGGCCTCCCTGCCGCTGCTCCCGGAGACTCTCCCTGACCAGCGGTGGTCGCCGCGTCCCATGAGGCCGTCCTGACCTTTTGGCCGTCCCGCTTAGCGGGGCCGCTGGAACATGGCCTCCGGGGGCAACCCTGCTCCCGACGACAGCGAGGACGATGGCGACCCTCCCGTCCAGGAGCGCCAGCCTGAGCGTGAGGGTACCACCCTCACGCTCTTCTTTCCAATCCCGGCGACGTTTCTATGCTGCGAGGAAGGCTGCGCGACCGCCTACAATTCAGAAGTGTGGACGTCGCGCCGCCAGTCGCTGCAGCGGCACCTCGAGGGGGAGCATGGCGTGCGGATAACCCGGACGGTATACCACTGCACCATTTGCGGCGCTACGCTGGGGAAACGGCCGACAACGCATGGCTGCCTGGTGAACCTTCCAGCTgctgcccctcccccccctcacCGGCACCAGTGCCCGACCTGCTCGAGCTCTTTCACGTCAAGGAAGGGGCTCTACAATCATGAGCAACAACACCGGAGGGAGGAGGCACTTTTGGCCCGGCAGAACGCTACTGCCGGTCCACCACCAGCAGCCGCTGTGGCCGGTCCTTCAGGAGAGTCCTGCCGTGCAGGGGACACCAGGACTCCACCTCTTCAGCCTCCACCTGGGCCGGCTACTCCCCCACATCCCCCCCTTTCGTCGGCAGTTTCCCCCACGCAGGCTGAAGGCGAGCTGACGGCGGACCAATGCCCCCTGCCCCAAGCACCGTGTCCGGGCCTCCCTCACAGGAGGTCACACCTGCTCCTATGGACGGAGATGGGGCCCTGGGGGAGCTTGAACTCGGAGCGACGCCCGTCGTCTCGACGAGTCAGCTGTCTCGTGACTCTGCGGACGACGACGGCACGGAGAGCGCGCCTGTACACCAGGCGGACAATGCGGGCGACGACCAGCCGGGTGATGACTCCAACCAGGCAGTACCTGCAGGCGATGACGTCAGCTCCTCGGAGGAGTACGCCAGCCCAGCTGTGGACGACACCGAGGAGCCAGCACACCAGCAGATGGGGCGCGTCGTCGAGTTGTCGGCGCCTACCGAGCAGGCGACGACACTCGCCAACAACTTTGGCGAAGCGGGGCGAGAACCCGCCGAACCAATAGCGCCCCATGGCGACGTCACCGGCAGCAACTACGGTACACAGGACGAGGCAGCTGACACCCTGGGGCCCGAGAGTGCCTGGTTCCTGGCGGAGGTGACGGCAGAGCTACGTGACCTTGGCCGGAGCCCTGTGTCGGAGGAGCAATGGGCGCGGTTCGAGCCCATCCTGGACCGCGCCGAGGCAGCCATCGTTGACCATCTTCGGCTGCCCTGTCGGGGCTCACGCCAAACACCACCTCGGCGTGAGATAAACCCCGACAATGCTTCTCTCATACAGGGACTTTACAGGAGAAACCGGCGACGGGCCGTCCGCCTCATTGCGGAGGGCCCATCCGAGCTCTGCCCCATCAACCCAGGCACCCTTCAAGGCCACTTCACTGAACTCTGGGCCCCGGTAGCCGTGGACACAACGCTCCTCAGGTCACGAGCCCCCACAACAGAGGAGATGGACACGTGCCCCTTCCTGCCAGACGAAGTCGCAGCCAAGCTCCGAAGGTGCGAAAGCACAGCTCCTGGGGAGGACCGTCTGACCTACCACCACTGGAGGCAGGTGGATCCTGACGGGCGGTTCCTGGCGGCGGTGTTCAACATCTGTCTCTTACACCGCCGCACACCCCAGAGCTGGAAATCATCGAGGACGATCCTGATTTACAAGAAGGGCGACCGCGAGGATCCTACAAACTGGCGACCCATTGCCCTTGGTCGAACGATCGCCAAACTGTATGCCGGATGTCTCACGACCCGGCTGCAGCGGTGGTTGGGCGACCATGCGGTCTTGTCCAGGTGTCAGAAGGGCTTCCTGCCGTACGATGGGGtgtttgaacacaacttcgtgctgcagggACGCCTGGATGACGCCAGGACAAAAGGAGGGGAGCTGTGCGTAGGTTTCCTCGACTACGCCAATGCCTTTGGCTCGGtcgcccatcaggccctcgttgAGGCTGTCCGCGGCGCCGGCGCAGGAGAGACCTTCGCAGAGATCGTGGAGGAGCTCTACCGCGCCAACACCACCTGCGTCGTGGCAGCAGCTGGCACCACGGAGCCAATCCCCATCAGAGCTGGCCTGAGGCAGGGATGTCCACTGAGCGGCCTGCTATTCAACTTGGTGGTGGATCCAGTAATCAGGGCAGTGCAGGGAGGCGATAAGCAGCATAACATCCTTGCTTACGCCGATGATCTGACTCTGCTCGCTGCGGACCCCACCACCTTGCAGCGCCGTCTCAACGTCGTGACAGCCCTCTCGGACCGGCTGGGACTGCGACTCAAGCCCGCCAAGTGCCGCACCCTCCACCTATCCGGGCGCTATCCGGTGGGCACACGGCCCACCACTTTCACCGTTGGAGGCGTCCCGGTTCCGGCACTGGCGGACTACGATGGGCATCGTTTCCTGGGGCGACCTGTGGGCTTTCGGGTCCTCCCGGACCAAACGATCGTCGACGAGGCCATCCACCTGGGCAGGAAGCTACTCTCCTCAATGCTCACCCCGTGGCAGAGGCTGGATGCAATTAAAACTTTTTTATATCCAGCTCTTAACTTTGCCATGCGGGTGGGCCTCGCCAGCAAAGAAGAGTGGCAGCGTCTGGATGACGAGCTCCGCCCCCTCATCAAGAAGACCCTGTACGTTCCAGCCAGGGCATCTAACGACTACGTGTACGGGAGCGCACGGGCCGGCACTGCAGGGATCCCTTTGGCGGCGGAGCTGAGCGACACCTGCCGGGTGGACGGGGCCTTcaagctcctgacgtcgacgGACTCGGAGGTTCGGGAGCGGGCTAGGGAGGCGCTGCACCAGGTGGTCTCCAAGCGGCTCCGACGCGATGCTGACGACGAGGACATCGAGGCCTCCCTCTCGGGCGACACGGAAGGCGACTTCAGACAGACCCCCACTCAACTCCAGTCTGTCTGGACGGAGGCCCGCAAAGCCTCCCGTCGCCTAACTGTCGCCTGGGAGCTACAAGACCAGGGCGCCCGCATCACCTGCGGGGAGGCCACGGTGTCCGCGCGGAACCGGAACAAGCTGGTGAAAACTCTCCGGGCCATCCTCAGCCAGAACCGGGACCGTTCCCTCGAGGCAAAGCCAAACCAGGGCAAGGCGATGGCGTGTGTAGCGGCAGACCCCGCTAACTCACACTTCATGCGGACCGGCCGCTACACCAGGTTCAAGGAGTGGCGCTTCATTCATCGAGCCCGGCTTAATCTCCTCCCCCTCAACGGCACACGTACCTGGGTACCTGCAGCTGATAAACGGTGCCGACGCTGCGGGTACAGGGAGGAGACGCTGCCGCACGTACTCTGCCATTGTATGCGGCTGAGCCACAACGCCATCGTCGCACGTATCAAGAAGGCTGCCCTGGGAAGGTTCACCCTCATCGGGGAGAACCAACAGGTCTGACTTCCCGGCCTGCGACCTGACCTGGTCCTGGCACGAGGCGAGGAAGCCTTGATCCTGGACGTCTGCTGCCCTTTTGACAACAGACCGCAGGCGTTCCAGGAAGCCCGGAGGCTTAAGGAGGAGAAGTACGCCCCCTTACAGCGACATCTTCTCCGACGGTTCCAGCGCGTCTCCGTTGAAGCCATCGTCGTCGGCTGCCTGGGGTCGTGGGATCCGGCTAACGATCGTGTCACGCGCAGACTGTGTTCCAAGAACTATCTGCGAACAATGAAACGCTTGTGCGTCGGTGACACGATCGCGGCTTCCACGGACATTTACCGCCGCCACATCGGTGTACAGTGATTTTATATATAGCCAAAGTTTTTTTTAGAGTTGCGATTTTTCCATGTTTTTAGACTTATACACCTCTACAGTTTTATCGTTTTTAACCTATTTGTCCTAACCGTTTTTAACCCTTTCGTTACCGGATTTTAACTTATACACTTATATTAAGTTTTCTCTTTGAGTTTTTTCCTAACCATTATGATGTTTTTGTACGTAAAAATTGAATAAAAAGTCTGTTCTTATCAGcctaatatctgatacggatcctatttggatccaagatattaaacttatttttgtgatgcggcggagtgcttgaagcttgcttcacctccgccacgggttggcccggtattgcactacctccgggatcggcccactcaccccctgcggggtgagttcgacaataaattcaatgatagaaggagtgttcggatttacccatgataccggggtaaacggcgtgggtgcgtcgagtgtccgagacggtggcggcacgccgccccggctgacgcggtattcgcgtgcagggagtgcgctagctgtgtttacacttacgattgctctgggaaaataaatgtttccgtgtgtatttcatataaggagggtctcttttattttgttatgttcacacatacatactcaagtttcttatttttttaacattcctactcatattaataaaactattgaggaaattatcattactgtttcgga
Coding sequences within:
- the LOC142765126 gene encoding uncharacterized protein LOC142765126; translated protein: MLTPWQRLDAIKTFLYPALNFAMRVGLASKEEWQRLDDELRPLIKKTLYVPARASNDYVYGSARAGTAGIPLAAELSDTCRVDGAFKLLTSTDSEVRERAREALHQVVSKRLRRDADDEDIEASLSGDTEGDFRQTPTQLQSVWTEARKASRRLTVAWELQDQGARITCGEATVSARNRNKLVKTLRAILSQNRDRSLEAKPNQGKAMACVAADPANSHFMRTGRYTRFKEWRFIHRARLNLLPLNGTRTWVPAADKRCRRCGYREETLPHVLCHCMRLSHNAIVARIKKAALGRFTLIGENQQV